Proteins from a single region of Puntigrus tetrazona isolate hp1 chromosome 2, ASM1883169v1, whole genome shotgun sequence:
- the shhb gene encoding tiggy-winkle hedgehog protein, whose product MDVRLHLKQIAFLCFISLLLTPCGLACGPGRGYGKRRHPKKLTPLAYKQFIPNVAEKTLGASGKYEGKITRNSERFKELIPNYNPDIIFKDEENTNADRLMTKRCKDKLNSLAISVMNQWPGVKLRVTEGWDEDGHHFEESLHYEGRAVDITTSDRDKSKYGMLSRLAVEAGFDWVYYESKAHIHCSVKAENSVAAKSGGCFPGSSTVTLADGRRKRVKDLKAGDRVLAADEEGNVLLSDFIMFVDHDPTTRRRFVVIETSEPFAKLTLTAAHLVFVGNASASSGTTATYASNVKPGDTVLVSGGTGKSLESVAVKRIYTEEHVGSYAPVTAHGTIIVDRVLASCYAVIESHKWAHRAFAPVRLSHELMTWLFPARDSNVTFQEDGIHWYSNVLFHIGSWLLDRDSFHPLGISHLS is encoded by the exons ATGGACGTAAGGCTGCATCTGAAGCAAATTGCTTTTCTGTGTTTCATCAGCCTGCTTCTGACGCCTTGTGGATTAGCCTGTGGTCCCGGTAGAGGTTATGGAAAACGAAGACACCCAAAGAAATTAACCCCGTTGGCTTACAAGCAATTCATTCCCAACGTTGCCGAGAAAACGCTCGGGGCCAGCGGCAAATACGAAGGCAAAATCACAAGGAATTCAGAGAGATTTAAAGAGCTGATTCCGAATTATAATCCCGATATCATCTTTAAAGACGAGGAAAACACAAACGCTGACAGACTGATGACCAAG CGGTGTAAGGACAAGTTAAATTCGTTGGCGATATCCGTCATGAACCAGTGGCCAGGTGTGAAACTGCGCGTCACTGAAGGCTGGGATGAAGACGGTCACCATTTCGAAGAGTCTTTACACTACGAGGGACGGGCGGTGGACATAACTACCTCAGACAGGGATAAAAGCAAGTATGGGATGCTATCTAGGCTTGCAGTGGAGGCAGGATTCGACTGGGTCTATTACGAATCCAAAGCCCATATACACTGCTCCGTCAAAGCAG AAAATTCAGTCGCTGCTAAATCGGGGGGATGCTTTCCTGGATCCAGCACGGTCACGCTCGCAGACGGGAGGAGGAAACGCGTCAAAGACCTTAAAGCGGGCGACCGGGTTTTAGCAGCGGACGAGGAGGGAAACGTCTTATTAAGCGACTTCATCATGTTCGTGGACCACGACCCGACGACGAGAAGGCGATTCGTCGTCATCGAGACGTCGGAGCCTTTCGCAAAGCTCACCCTCACAGCCGCGCACCTCGTCTTTGTCGGAAACGCCTCGGCGAGTTCTGGGACGACAGCGACGTACGCCAGCAACGTGAAACCCGGAGACACGGTTTTAGTGTCGGGAGGTACAGGCAAGAGCCTCGAGAGCGTCGCAGTGAAGAGGATTTACACCGAAGAGCACGTGGGCTCTTACGCGCCAGTCACCGCTCACGGAACCATTATAGTGGATCGGGTGCTGGCTTCGTGTTACGCGGTCATTGAGAGCCACAAATGGGCGCACCGGGCTTTCGCGCCGGTCAGGTTAAGTCACGAGCTGATGACGTGGCTTTTCCCGGCTCGTGATTCAAACGTCACTTTTCAGGAGGACGGCATCCACTGGTACTCAAACGTGCTGTTTCACATCGGCTCTTGGCTGCTGGACAGAGACTCTTTCCATCCGCTCGGGATTTCGCATTTAAGTTGA
- the rbm33b gene encoding RNA-binding protein 33, with protein MNGDSEEDVLVDDWITSKQDLLDTSDEELNDDLLCSDDENETMRCHSESIPKPKLQAIAKPYLVCETPHLAEDQARCPKEDLEVDPGEVLDIEINAPSGDEFQQEVADYSDHQQADIKMVSSLPMQEPREGESKLRDGLSPQPSGHHLTHSCRGQPAPEETLSGPSRSREPVFPGQHMFDQQHSASVLDTNPLLSGPTPMGSIQPPGNESDPWRPSLALQGPSDLSKPGTPHRGQKPLQKHPSAQSGCSFTAPSGPQAQKPAVLVRAVARMVQSAKPMAVARGMPIAARQPASAKSKLSAKTPPAPGMVGRNVGQKVKVQPQTPPAAQKLPAKLLNMTNNKEFCYPQCEEEEVFYMEKLQEQMRLREQVIKQKELMRSRRAANKKHLRQERFQTDSSTGNWNNNLNQQKQPCVLGSCPRKVTHQQPFHNPPHSLVLERLPEIQPLLSQQHQDQVVMPPLQPPWQQALPTRGNPSGRAAELQHNQPHQRGTDRVVLEGTEQVPDQMNQQYRVDEVWRGLKKKCETRTFDGPVPTKIRVVKQLSPVSVNCDLAPQMSEEINAVTKAKPRVVTFRMPDSSPPSFLQHSLKLNCPKQGRESDPNQPQDEVAVRGNQHSAFIPFRSGLRTEPVTAQTHVNFIVRLNR; from the exons ATGAACGG TGACTCAGAGGAAGACGTTCTTGTGGATGACTGGATTACATCCAAACAA GATCTATTGGACACATCAGATGAAGAGCTGAACGATGACCTTTTGTGTAGCGATGATGAGAACGAAACTATGAG ATGTCACAGTGAAAGCATTCCTAAACCAAAACTGCAGGCGATTGCAAAGCCTTACCTTGTTTGTGAAACTCCACACCTTGCTGAAGACCAAGCCAGATGTCCTAAAGAAGATCTGGAGGTGGACCCTGGTGAAGTTTTAGACATCGAAATCAATGCTCCTTCTGGAGATGAATTTCAA CAGGAAGTTGCTGACTACAGTGACCATCAGCAGGCCGACATAAAGATGGTGTCCAGTTTACCCATGCAGGAGCCAAGAGAG GGTGAATCTAAGTTGCGAGACGGCCTCTCTCCTCAGCCCTCTGGGCATCATCTCACACACTCCTGCAGGGGACAGCCTGCCCCAGAGGAGACCCTCAGTGGACCCTCCCGCAGTCGTG AGCCAGTGTTCCCAGGACAGCATATGTTTGATCAACAACACTCTGCTTCAGTCTTGGACACTAATCCGCTCCTCTCTGGACCTACTCCCATGGGCTCCATTCAGCCTCCAGGAAATGAGAGTGACCCCTGGAGGCCCAGTCTAGCTTTGCAGGGGCCCTCGGATCTGTCAAAGCCTGGGACTCCCCACCGTGGGCAAAAACCTCTCCAGAAACATCCATCAGCTCAGTCTGGCTGCTCCTTTACTGCTCCCTCTGGACCACAGGCACAG AAACCTGCTGTGCTGGTAAGAGCTGTTGCCAGGATGGTGCAGAGTGCCAAGCCAATGGCTGTTGCCAGGGGGATGCCCATTGCTGCAAGGCAGCCAGCAAGTGCCAAGTCGAAGTTATCTGCCAAAACTCCACCCGCGCCAGGGATGGTGGGAAGAAATGTGGGTCAGAAGGTCAAGGTGCAGCCCCAAACTCCTCCAGCTGCTCAAAAACTTCCTGCAAAGCTGCTGAACATGACAAACAACAAAGAG TTTTGTTATCCTCAgtgtgaggaggaggaggtgttCTACATGGAGAAACTGCAGGAGCAGATGCGACTGAGGGAGCAGGTTATCAAACAGAAGGAACTGATGAGATCTAGACGGGCCGCAAACAAGAAGCATCTGCGGCAGGAGCGCTTCCAAACTGATAGTTCCACCGGAAACTGGAACAACAACCTAAATCAACAGAAACAGCCGTGTGTCTTGGGTTCTTGCCCTCGGAAGGTTACGCACCAGCAGCCTTTCCATAATCCCCCTCACTCTCTCGTACTGGAGCGCCTTCCAGAAATCCAGCCCCTGCTTTCACAGCAGCACCAGGACCAGGTTGTAATGCCCCCACTTCAGCCACCATGGCAACAAGCTCTACCGACACGAGGGAATCCATCAGGCCGCGCTGCAGAGCTGCAGCATAATCAGCCTCATCAGAGGGGCACAGACAGGGTGGTGTTGGAGGGAACGGAGCAAGTCCCAGATCAGATGAACCAACAGTACAGGGTTGATGAAGTCTGGCGAGGACTCAAGAAGAAGTGTGAAACGAGAACTTTTGACGGGCCTGTTCCCACCAAAATTAGAGTGGTCAAACAACTCAGCCCAGTT AGTGTGAATTGTGATCTCGCACCACAGATGAGCGAAGAGATTAACGCAGTGACTAAAGCAAAGCCCAGAGTTGTCACCTTCAGAATGCCTGATTCATCACCACCTTCATTTCTGCAACACAGTCTCAAGTTAAACTGTCCCAAACAGGGAAGAGAATCTGATCCAAACCAGCCCCAGGATGAG GTGGCTGTCAGGGGAAACCAGCACAGCGCTTTCAT ACCCTTCCGTTCCGGCCTGAGAACAGAGCCTGTTACTGCTCAGACCCATGTCAACTTCATAGTAAGACTGAACCGCTGA